ACAAAACAGCTCTTTGTGGTACTGAtacaagaaaataacatttaaaaaacactcgGAATGTGTGCATGCTGCAGCTAGACTGGCTTTAGTGTACTGAAAACTGCTTCTGGATTTCGATTACTGAATTACGAACTGTTTACTAAACGAATGACTCTTAGTTTCTCTGCACGCAGAGTTTACACGCGTGGACCAGTCATGCAATCCAAACTATTCTACAGGCAATCCAAAATATCAGAGGCGGTTTTATCATGGTTACGTACCTCTGTAGGCAGATTGATTATGTATCGCTGCGGGAAATAATCAGCGGTCTAATTTCAGTTCATACTGACGCTCCGCTACGTGCGGAGTTCGACCTGCGCTGAATACGGAGATGACGCCAGCCTTACACTGGCATGAAGTTAGGTCTTGCGTGTCCATAAACGCAGACCTGCTAAACTTTCCTGGGTGTGACTGTTCCACTTTAGAGCCATCGTGCCTCTTCAAAGCGGCGCCCCTTATTGGCGCAGCGCCTGCCAATCCAACGCCACCGCATGATTAACTGCTTGTTCAAATTGAaagaatagaataaaataaaataccatgcaTTACCACTAGAGGGCGCTTCAGGACTATATATTACAAAACCAATGGTACGCAATATACCATAATTACATTGCAACGCTGCAGGGGTTTCCAGAGCtaatctagaattgattttgCATTGGTTACGAAAAAGCCTAGCTTCCCAGGCTCTACGAGTCTCTACTTCAGATATCAGTTTAAATGCATTGAAacgattttattttaatgtgcatgttCATATAAAGTGATATATCGGATACATTGGTTCGTGATGACTTGAGGAGTAAGACTCCATACAGCTGTGAAATGTCAATGCATTGCTACACTTCAGAAGACTGTCGCCTTGTATTATGTATCCATGATATTAATGGAACCGCTACAGCGGCTCCCTGCCCCGGGCtatgaacagaacaaaaaataaacacaaactggaTTTTAAACAAGGTCtgcttgcattttattaaattgaTTTGCATTGTAGTGTGGTAAATCCATTCTTACAGATCCACTACAGACCCGTGTCTTTTTAAGCGTATCTCTTTATTTCAAGACAttgctctctctctgtttctcagcCGTGGCGAATATGGCCTCGAATTTCCTCCCCTCGTGGTATTTCTCCTCCAGACGGACATCGGTGAACCCCGCGGCCCGCAAAGCCTCCAGGTAGGGCTCGGGCTCCACATTCGCCCCCTGCAGGAACCCCAAAGACAGACCCCATCGGAGGTAATCCAGGTTTAGAGTCGACACCATCAGGGCTCCTGGGACAAAGAATTCAATACGCGCTGGGTCATTCTCGGCAGTTAAGTGAAACCACACTCAGCTGGGACTCAATGGCGGGTGCAAAACCAGTGTAAAAGCTGACTGTATaagggaaccccccccccccccaaaagaaaaccaagcatttgaaaaaataacattgccACCACAAACACGCAGGACCCACGTGCCCCATTCCACGGGGCAGAATATTTGAGAATGCGGGGTTGTACGGGCAGGTGGTTTAGCAGTGTACCTGGTCTCATGACTCGCAGCAGCTCCGCGCTCCCGGCTCTCATGTCAGGCCAGTACAGGTGGCAGTTGCAGTGGTACACCTTGTCCACggagcaggcaggcagggggaTGGACTCCACCCTGCCCTGGAAGAGACGCACCTTCCCCGAGGCGATGTGATCCCGCAGCCTCTCACTGGCCACTTTGTGCATGTACTCCGAGTAATCGAGACCCAGCAGCTTCCCCCTGGGCTGGGTCAGGTACTGTACCGCCTCCTGCAGACCCAGCCCCGGCCCGAAGCCCACCTTCAACAGGACGGGGCAGTGTTAGTGTTGGCCCGGGCTCTCTCACCACGACATCGTATCCGGGAGCATTACCTTATTGCGCCATTTCATTAATGTTAGAACAGCTGACAATATTTAGGGTATCAATAATGCCTGTATatttgttaatacaaactgaacgaCTCGCTAGCTGAAGGTCCTTCTCTCGTCTAAGGGCTACCGAAAGATagaccactttaaaaaaaaaaaaaaaaaaaaaaaaaactccagttaTTTTACCCCAGATTGtctcccaattattattattattattattattattattattattattatttctccttcTGGGAAATCTCTGCCACCAAGCTCACTCGCCGCCTGGCCTGTAGGGGACGAGAAACAGACCAAGCCGAATCCCACCTCCCCAAATCCGGGAGCGCCAAGACTCGCCCTGCACGACGTGCGGCTCTGCTTTTCCCAGATGAGTCACTTGG
Above is a window of Polyodon spathula isolate WHYD16114869_AA chromosome 25, ASM1765450v1, whole genome shotgun sequence DNA encoding:
- the LOC121300183 gene encoding uncharacterized methyltransferase YdaC-like; this encodes MVTKIITQHLRHPKNTLMGRVTQRLMERENRFLEQNAVRLCEIQADNTVLECPVLLKVGFGPGLGLQEAVQYLTQPRGKLLGLDYSEYMHKVASERLRDHIASGKVRLFQGRVESIPLPACSVDKVYHCNCHLYWPDMRAGSAELLRVMRPGALMVSTLNLDYLRWGLSLGFLQGANVEPEPYLEALRAAGFTDVRLEEKYHEGRKFEAIFATAEKQRESNVLK